From Methanobacterium petrolearium:
CCACCAAACAGAGCACTGTGAAAACCACAAAACAGATGTGTATGCTTTCAAGAAGGGCTGTGTATTGTTCCGGTGTGATCTGCACCCTGCCCAGTAAGAGTGAAAAAACCAGTGTGGCAATCCCTATGCTCATGGTTTGACCTATGAGTCGCATGGTGCTCACTGTGGCTGAAGCTACCCCATAGAATTTTCTCTCCACTGAACCCATTATCACATTGGTGTTGGGTGAAGAGAAGAGTCCGAATCCCAATCCAAGTACTGCCAGGCCAATGATGATATTGATGATGGCGGTATCAGAACCTATGAAAGTGAATGTGAAAAGTCCTAAAGTTACTATGGCCATCCCAACAGTGGCAATAATCCTAGCATCAATACGATCCGACATTCTACCAGCTATAGGGGCGGTTATGGCCATTAATATTGGTTGGGCCACCAGAATTATCCCGGCGCTCTGTGGTTCGAATCCCCGGATGTACTGGAGATAATAGCTTAAAAGTAGGGTCACTGCAAAGGTGGCACTGTAATTTATCAGGGCTGCCATGCTGGAGAATGTGAAAGCTGTGTTTTTAAACAACCTGACATTGAACACTGGACTTTCTGCCCTAAGTTCCCATATGAGAAAGGCGAAAAATCCGGCTATTCCCACAATTAACATTACCCATCCCTCCAGCTGGGGTAAACTGGAGAATCCATACATTACCAGAAACAGCATAATACTGTAAAGTATTGAACCTGTCCAGTCGAATTTTTCTCCCCTGGAAGCAGCCCATTCATCTTTGAGTTTCCAAAATACTATAGCCACTACCAAGAGCCCGAATGGTATCATTAAAAGGAATAAACTCCTCCAACCTAGATACTGGGTCATGAAGCCACCAATTACCGGACCCAGGGATAATCCAACATAAACTGCGGCTACATTTATACCAATGGCCTTTCCCCGGTGTCTGGGGTGAAAAACTGAGGTGATTATTGCCAGACCTGTGACGAAGATCATGGCAGATCCAATTCCCTGCAGGACTCTGGAGGCTATTAAAACCATTGTAGATGGGGATAATGCACAAAAGAGCGATGCCACAGTGAATATAATAATCCCATAGGTGAATATCTTCTTCATTCCATGTATATCCGCTACTCTTCCCAATGGAACTGCAAAAATGGCTGCTGCTAAAAGAAATCCATTGGTAACCCAGTTAAGAAGGATGGCATCTGCACCAAAATCCAATCCAATTGCAGGTAATGCAATGTTAATCGATGTGCCCATGAATGGTGTGAAAAAGGATGCTATTGATGCCACTAAAAGCGCTGCAATTTTTACATCGTTATCAACTTTAAAAGAACTGTCAGTGGGTTTCATTCATTCACCATATTATAATGATCACAATAAATAATCTAATTAAAAAAAACTTAAAAAAGGGGGAGGATG
This genomic window contains:
- a CDS encoding MFS transporter, encoding MKPTDSSFKVDNDVKIAALLVASIASFFTPFMGTSINIALPAIGLDFGADAILLNWVTNGFLLAAAIFAVPLGRVADIHGMKKIFTYGIIIFTVASLFCALSPSTMVLIASRVLQGIGSAMIFVTGLAIITSVFHPRHRGKAIGINVAAVYVGLSLGPVIGGFMTQYLGWRSLFLLMIPFGLLVVAIVFWKLKDEWAASRGEKFDWTGSILYSIMLFLVMYGFSSLPQLEGWVMLIVGIAGFFAFLIWELRAESPVFNVRLFKNTAFTFSSMAALINYSATFAVTLLLSYYLQYIRGFEPQSAGIILVAQPILMAITAPIAGRMSDRIDARIIATVGMAIVTLGLFTFTFIGSDTAIINIIIGLAVLGLGFGLFSSPNTNVIMGSVERKFYGVASATVSTMRLIGQTMSIGIATLVFSLLLGRVQITPEQYTALLESIHICFVVFTVLCLVGIIVSWYRGKSSYQEEKDGQKSQMK